Proteins encoded within one genomic window of Citrobacter amalonaticus Y19:
- a CDS encoding SDR family oxidoreductase, producing the protein MIAKDFAQQLFNLQGRVAFVTGAGSGIGQTIAWALASAGARVVCFDLREDGGLKETAHHIESIGGQSALYTGDVRQLSDLRAAVALAKERFGRLDIAVNAAGIANANPALEMESEQWQRVIDINLTGVWNSCKAEAELMLESGGGSIINIASMSGIIVNRGLEQAHYNSSKAGVIHLSKSLAMEWIEKGIRVNSISPGYTATPMNTRPEMVHQTREFESQTPIQRMAKVEEMAGPALFLASDAASFCTGVDLVVDGGFICW; encoded by the coding sequence ATGATCGCAAAAGATTTTGCTCAACAACTGTTTAACCTGCAAGGACGTGTCGCTTTCGTCACGGGCGCAGGGAGCGGCATCGGTCAGACCATTGCCTGGGCGCTGGCCAGCGCGGGCGCGCGGGTCGTCTGTTTTGATCTGCGCGAGGACGGCGGGCTGAAAGAGACCGCTCATCATATCGAATCGATTGGCGGCCAGTCGGCACTCTATACGGGAGATGTTCGCCAGCTTAGTGACCTTCGCGCCGCCGTCGCGCTGGCCAAAGAACGGTTTGGTCGTCTGGATATCGCGGTGAATGCCGCCGGTATTGCTAACGCCAATCCGGCGCTGGAAATGGAAAGCGAACAGTGGCAGCGCGTTATCGACATCAACCTCACGGGCGTGTGGAACTCCTGTAAGGCCGAAGCGGAACTGATGCTGGAATCTGGCGGCGGCTCCATCATCAACATCGCCTCAATGTCCGGGATCATCGTCAACCGGGGCCTTGAACAGGCGCATTACAACAGCTCCAAAGCGGGGGTTATTCATCTCTCGAAGAGCCTGGCGATGGAATGGATTGAGAAAGGTATTCGCGTGAACTCAATCAGCCCAGGATACACCGCCACACCGATGAATACCCGCCCTGAGATGGTTCATCAGACGCGTGAATTTGAGAGCCAGACGCCAATCCAGCGAATGGCGAAAGTTGAAGAGATGGCAGGCCCGGCGCTGTTCCTCGCCAGTGATGCAGCTTCGTTTTGTACTGGCGTCGATCTCGTTGTTGATGGCGGATTTATCTGCTGGTAA
- a CDS encoding choline transporter gives MSDLPQSREKDKINPVVFYTSAGLILLFSLTTIFFSDFSAVWIGRTLNWVSKTFGWYYLLAATLYIVFVVFIACSRFGSVKLGPEQSKPEFSLLSWAAMLFAAGIGIDLMFFSVAEPVTQYMQPPEGAGQTIEAARQSMVWTLFHYGLTGWSMYALMGMALGYFSYRYNLPLTIRSALYPIFGKRINGPIGHSVDIAAVIGTIFGIATTLGIGVVQLNYGLSVLFDIPDSMAAKAALIVLSVVIATISVTSGVDKGIRVLSELNVLLALGLILFVLFMGDTSFLLNALVLNVGDYVNRFMGMTLNSFAFDRPVEWMNNWTLFFWAWWVAWSPFVGLFLARISRGRTIRQFVFGTLIIPFTFTLLWLSVFGNSALYEIIHGDAGFAQEAMAHPERGFYSLLAQYPAFTFSASVATITGLLFYVTSADSGALVLGNFTSKLKDINSDAPSWLRVFWSVAIGLLTLGMLMTNGISALQNTTVIMGLPFSFVIFFIMAGLYKSLKVEDYRRESANRNTAPRPMGVQDRLSWKKRLSRLMNYPGTRYTREMMENVCFPAMEEVAQELTLRGAHVELKSVPPVEGESLGHLDLRVHMGDERNFIYQIWPQQYAIPGFTYRARSGKSTYYRLETFLLEGSQGNDLMDYSKEQVITDILDQYERHLNFIHLDREAPGNGVLFPGM, from the coding sequence ATGTCAGACCTTCCACAGAGCAGAGAAAAGGACAAAATCAATCCGGTGGTTTTCTACACGTCCGCCGGGCTGATTTTGTTGTTTTCCCTGACCACCATCTTTTTTAGTGATTTCTCCGCCGTCTGGATTGGCCGGACGTTGAACTGGGTTTCAAAAACGTTTGGCTGGTACTATTTGCTGGCGGCCACGCTGTACATCGTCTTTGTTGTTTTCATCGCCTGTTCGCGTTTTGGCTCGGTCAAGCTCGGGCCGGAGCAGTCGAAACCGGAGTTTAGCCTGCTCAGTTGGGCGGCCATGCTGTTCGCCGCCGGGATCGGTATCGACCTGATGTTCTTCTCCGTGGCGGAGCCGGTAACGCAATATATGCAGCCGCCGGAAGGGGCAGGGCAGACGATTGAAGCGGCGCGTCAGTCGATGGTCTGGACGCTCTTCCACTACGGCCTGACCGGCTGGTCGATGTATGCCCTGATGGGCATGGCGCTGGGATACTTTAGCTACCGTTATAATCTGCCGCTGACCATCCGTTCCGCGCTCTATCCCATCTTCGGTAAACGCATTAACGGGCCGATTGGGCATAGCGTCGATATTGCCGCCGTCATCGGCACCATTTTTGGTATCGCCACGACGCTGGGAATTGGTGTGGTTCAGCTCAACTATGGCCTGAGTGTGTTGTTTGATATTCCGGACTCGATGGCGGCAAAAGCGGCGTTGATTGTGCTGTCGGTGGTGATTGCCACGATTTCGGTCACATCCGGGGTGGATAAGGGCATCCGCGTGCTTTCAGAACTTAACGTTCTGCTGGCGCTGGGACTTATCCTCTTTGTCCTGTTTATGGGCGACACCTCATTCCTGCTCAATGCGCTGGTGCTGAACGTGGGCGACTATGTGAATCGCTTTATGGGCATGACGCTCAACAGCTTTGCCTTCGATCGTCCGGTCGAGTGGATGAATAACTGGACGTTGTTTTTCTGGGCGTGGTGGGTGGCCTGGTCGCCGTTTGTCGGCCTGTTCCTTGCGCGAATCTCACGCGGACGTACCATCCGTCAGTTTGTCTTCGGTACGCTGATTATTCCGTTCACCTTTACCCTGCTGTGGTTGTCGGTGTTCGGCAACAGCGCGCTGTATGAAATCATCCACGGCGATGCGGGCTTTGCTCAGGAGGCAATGGCGCATCCGGAACGCGGATTCTACAGCCTGCTGGCGCAGTATCCGGCGTTTACTTTCAGCGCTTCGGTGGCCACCATCACGGGCCTGCTGTTTTATGTCACGTCAGCAGATTCCGGCGCGCTGGTGCTGGGGAATTTCACCTCGAAACTGAAAGATATCAACAGCGATGCCCCGTCATGGCTGCGTGTCTTCTGGTCGGTAGCGATCGGTTTGCTGACGCTGGGAATGTTGATGACGAACGGAATTTCAGCCTTGCAGAACACGACGGTGATCATGGGACTGCCGTTCAGCTTTGTCATTTTCTTTATTATGGCGGGATTATATAAGTCGCTGAAGGTGGAAGATTATCGCCGCGAGAGCGCTAACCGGAATACCGCGCCGCGACCCATGGGCGTGCAGGACCGGTTGAGCTGGAAAAAACGCCTGTCACGGCTGATGAATTATCCCGGTACGCGCTATACCCGCGAGATGATGGAGAACGTGTGCTTCCCGGCAATGGAAGAGGTCGCACAGGAGTTAACACTGCGTGGCGCGCATGTCGAACTGAAAAGTGTGCCGCCTGTAGAAGGCGAAAGTCTGGGACACCTCGATTTACGGGTGCATATGGGCGATGAACGTAACTTTATCTACCAAATCTGGCCGCAGCAGTATGCGATTCCGGGCTTTACTTATCGCGCGCGCAGCGGGAAATCGACCTATTACCGACTGGAGACCTTCTTGCTGGAAGGCAGTCAGGGCAATGACCTGATGGACTACAGCAAAGAGCAGGTGATTACCGATATTCTCGACCAGTATGAACGCCATCTGAACTTCATCCATCTGGATCGCGAAGCGCCAGGAAATGGTGTGCTGTTCCCGGGTATGTAG
- a CDS encoding Hok/Gef family protein, giving the protein MLTKYALMAVIALCITVLGFTLLVRDSLCEFSVRERGIEFKAVLAYESKK; this is encoded by the coding sequence ATGCTGACGAAATATGCCTTAATGGCAGTCATCGCACTCTGCATTACAGTGCTGGGATTCACACTCCTCGTGCGGGATTCACTCTGTGAGTTCAGCGTCAGGGAGCGTGGTATTGAGTTTAAGGCCGTTCTCGCTTACGAATCGAAGAAGTAG
- the betA gene encoding choline dehydrogenase, translating into MHFDYIIIGAGSAGNVLATRLTEDSDTTVLLLEAGGPDYRADFRTQMPAALAFPLQGRRYNWAYETEPEPHMNYRRMECGRGKGLGGSSLINGMCYIRGNALDLDHWAEEPGLEHWSYLNCLPYYRKAETRDVGANDYHGGDGPVSVTTSKPGVNPLFAAIIEAGVQAGYPRTDDLNGYQQEGFGPMDRTVTPQGRRASTARGYLDQAKKRPNLTIVTHALTDHILFDGKKAIGVEWLEGDSTLPVSATAQKEVLLCAGAIASPQILQRSGVGDAALLKAHAIPLVHHLPGVGENLQDHLEMYLQYACKEPVSLYPALQWWNQPKIGAEWLFSGTGVGASNHFEAGGFIRSREEFGWPNIQYHFLPVAINYNGSNAVKEHGFQCHVGSMRSPSRGHVQIKSRDPREHPAILFNYMSTEQDWQEFRDAIRLTREIINQPALDKFRGREISPGIDCQSDEQLDAFVRNHAETAFHPCGTCKMGFDEMAVVDGEGKVHGVENLRVVDASIMPQIITGNLNATTIMIGEKIADAIRGRAPLAKSTARYYVAGDAPVRKPAQR; encoded by the coding sequence TTGCATTTTGACTACATCATTATTGGTGCCGGTTCTGCCGGCAACGTACTGGCAACACGACTGACAGAAGACAGCGATACCACCGTTCTGCTTTTGGAAGCAGGCGGTCCGGATTACCGTGCGGATTTCCGCACCCAGATGCCAGCGGCGCTGGCCTTTCCGTTGCAGGGAAGGCGCTATAACTGGGCGTATGAGACCGAACCTGAACCGCATATGAACTACCGCCGTATGGAGTGTGGACGCGGCAAAGGGCTGGGCGGTTCGTCGCTGATTAACGGCATGTGCTACATCCGTGGCAACGCCCTGGATCTCGACCACTGGGCGGAAGAACCCGGACTTGAGCACTGGAGCTATCTCAACTGCCTGCCCTATTACCGCAAGGCGGAAACCCGCGATGTGGGGGCGAATGACTATCACGGCGGCGATGGCCCGGTCAGCGTGACCACCTCAAAACCGGGGGTAAACCCGCTGTTCGCAGCGATAATCGAAGCGGGTGTGCAGGCGGGTTACCCGCGAACCGATGACCTGAATGGCTATCAACAGGAAGGCTTTGGTCCGATGGACCGCACCGTCACGCCACAGGGGCGTCGCGCCAGCACCGCCCGTGGTTATCTGGATCAGGCGAAAAAACGCCCGAACCTCACCATCGTGACCCATGCCCTGACCGACCACATCCTCTTTGACGGTAAAAAAGCGATCGGTGTGGAGTGGCTCGAAGGCGACAGTACCCTCCCCGTCAGCGCGACGGCCCAAAAAGAAGTGTTGCTGTGCGCGGGCGCCATTGCCTCGCCGCAGATCCTGCAACGCTCCGGCGTGGGTGATGCCGCGCTGTTAAAAGCGCATGCCATTCCGCTGGTTCACCATCTGCCAGGTGTCGGTGAAAACTTGCAGGATCATCTGGAAATGTACCTCCAGTATGCGTGTAAAGAACCGGTCTCTCTCTACCCTGCCCTGCAATGGTGGAACCAGCCAAAGATCGGCGCCGAATGGCTGTTTAGCGGGACTGGCGTTGGGGCCAGCAACCATTTTGAAGCGGGCGGATTTATTCGCAGCCGCGAAGAATTTGGCTGGCCGAACATTCAGTACCATTTCCTGCCGGTGGCGATTAACTACAACGGTTCGAACGCGGTGAAAGAGCACGGTTTTCAGTGCCACGTTGGCTCGATGCGTTCGCCGAGTCGTGGTCATGTGCAGATAAAATCGCGCGATCCGCGCGAGCATCCGGCGATTCTGTTTAACTACATGTCAACGGAGCAGGACTGGCAGGAATTCCGCGATGCGATTCGCCTTACCCGTGAAATCATCAACCAGCCAGCGCTGGATAAATTCCGTGGACGGGAGATAAGCCCCGGCATTGACTGCCAGAGCGACGAACAGCTGGATGCGTTTGTACGTAACCACGCGGAAACGGCGTTCCACCCCTGCGGCACCTGTAAAATGGGCTTTGATGAGATGGCGGTGGTTGATGGTGAAGGCAAGGTGCACGGCGTGGAAAACCTGCGCGTGGTGGATGCGTCGATCATGCCGCAAATTATCACCGGCAATCTGAATGCAACGACCATCATGATTGGCGAGAAAATCGCCGATGCCATTCGCGGTCGTGCGCCGCTGGCAAAAAGCACCGCGCGCTATTACGTGGCGGGCGATGCGCCGGTACGCAAACCGGCACAGCGCTAA
- a CDS encoding ABC transporter permease, whose product MNQKYMIYMYLLKARTFIALLLVIAFFSVMVPNFLTTSNLLIMTQHVAITGLLAIGMTLVILTGGIDLSVGAVAGICGMVAGALLTNGLPIWGGNIIFFNVPEVILCVAIFGVLVGFVNGAVITRFGVAPFICTLGMMYVARGSALLFNDGSTYPNLNGMEALGNTGFATLGSGTLLGIYLPIWLMIAFLVLGYWITTKTPLGRYIYAIGGNESAARLAGVPIVKAKIFVYAFSGLCAAFVGLIVASQLQTSHPMTGNMFEMDAIGATVLGGTALAGGRGRVSGSIIGAFVIVFLADGMVMMGVSDFWQMVIKGVVIVTAVVVDQFQQKLQNKVILMRRHEEKQATAPSANTVSS is encoded by the coding sequence ATGAACCAGAAATATATGATTTACATGTACCTGCTGAAGGCCAGAACGTTTATCGCTCTGCTGCTGGTCATCGCATTCTTCAGCGTGATGGTACCGAATTTCCTGACCACATCTAACCTGCTGATTATGACCCAGCACGTTGCTATTACCGGCTTACTGGCGATTGGGATGACGCTGGTTATCCTGACAGGCGGCATTGACCTGTCGGTCGGCGCCGTTGCCGGCATTTGCGGCATGGTTGCAGGCGCGTTACTCACCAATGGCTTGCCCATCTGGGGCGGCAACATCATCTTCTTCAACGTGCCGGAAGTGATCCTCTGCGTCGCCATCTTTGGCGTGCTCGTTGGGTTCGTCAATGGCGCGGTCATCACCCGCTTTGGCGTTGCGCCTTTCATCTGTACCCTCGGCATGATGTACGTTGCCAGGGGCTCTGCCCTGCTGTTTAACGACGGTAGCACCTACCCCAATCTTAACGGTATGGAGGCGCTGGGCAATACCGGTTTTGCCACCCTGGGATCCGGCACGCTGCTCGGGATTTACCTGCCCATCTGGCTGATGATCGCCTTCCTGGTTCTGGGTTACTGGATCACCACCAAAACCCCGCTCGGTCGCTATATCTACGCGATTGGCGGTAACGAATCTGCCGCGCGACTCGCCGGTGTGCCGATCGTCAAAGCGAAAATTTTCGTCTACGCCTTCTCTGGGTTATGCGCCGCCTTTGTTGGGCTGATTGTCGCATCCCAGTTACAAACGTCACACCCGATGACCGGCAACATGTTTGAGATGGACGCCATCGGCGCCACCGTTCTGGGCGGAACCGCGCTCGCCGGCGGTCGAGGACGGGTATCCGGATCCATCATCGGGGCCTTCGTCATCGTCTTCCTGGCCGATGGCATGGTGATGATGGGCGTCAGCGATTTCTGGCAAATGGTCATTAAGGGCGTCGTTATTGTCACCGCCGTGGTTGTCGACCAGTTCCAGCAAAAGCTACAGAACAAAGTCATTCTGATGCGTCGCCATGAAGAGAAACAGGCGACAGCACCCTCAGCAAATACCGTATCCAGTTAA
- the betI gene encoding transcriptional regulator BetI produces MPKLGMQPIRQRQLIDATLEAINEVGMHDATIAQIARRAGVSTGIISHYFKDKNGLLEATMRDITSQLRHAVLHRLHALPGARAELRLRAIVAGNFDETQISHAAMKAWLAFWASSMHQPMLYRLQQVASKRLLSNIVAEFRRELPREQAQQAGYGLAALIDGLWLRAALSGKPFNLSLAQALTTHFISQHLPKSR; encoded by the coding sequence ATGCCCAAACTGGGGATGCAGCCGATACGGCAGCGGCAGCTCATTGACGCCACGCTGGAAGCGATAAATGAAGTCGGGATGCACGATGCGACGATTGCGCAAATCGCCCGTCGCGCCGGGGTTTCAACCGGGATCATTAGCCATTACTTTAAGGATAAGAATGGATTGCTGGAGGCGACGATGCGCGACATCACCAGCCAGCTGCGTCATGCCGTTTTGCATCGACTCCATGCGCTACCGGGGGCGCGCGCAGAACTACGATTGCGCGCCATCGTGGCGGGAAACTTTGACGAGACCCAGATAAGCCATGCCGCAATGAAAGCCTGGCTGGCGTTCTGGGCCAGCAGCATGCACCAGCCGATGCTGTACCGCCTGCAACAGGTCGCCAGCAAACGCCTGCTGTCAAACATCGTTGCCGAATTTAGACGCGAACTGCCGCGTGAACAGGCGCAGCAGGCGGGTTACGGATTAGCGGCGCTGATAGACGGGCTGTGGCTGCGTGCCGCGCTGAGCGGTAAACCGTTCAACCTCAGTCTCGCCCAGGCGCTGACCACCCATTTCATCAGTCAGCACTTACCAAAAAGTCGCTGA
- a CDS encoding SDR family oxidoreductase, whose product MQRDFHGKTVVITGACRGIGAGIAERFARDGANLVMVSNAERVHETAEHLRQRYQADILSLQVDVTNEEQVQALYEQAAARFGSIDVSIQNAGVITIDYFDRMPKADFEKTLAVNTTGVWLCCREAAKYMVKQNHGCLINTSSGQGRQGFIYTPHYAASKMGVIGITQSLAHELAPWNITVNAFCPGIIESEMWDYNDRVWGQILSTDEKRYGKGELMAEWVKGIPMKRAGKPEDVAGLVAFLASDDARYLTGQTINIDGGLIMS is encoded by the coding sequence ATGCAACGTGATTTTCATGGTAAGACGGTCGTCATCACCGGCGCATGCCGGGGAATTGGCGCAGGTATCGCCGAACGTTTCGCCCGGGACGGCGCAAACCTGGTGATGGTCTCCAACGCTGAGCGCGTTCACGAAACGGCAGAACACCTGCGCCAGCGCTACCAGGCTGATATTTTATCACTACAGGTTGATGTCACTAATGAAGAGCAGGTCCAGGCATTGTATGAGCAAGCGGCGGCGCGCTTTGGCTCGATTGATGTCTCCATCCAGAACGCGGGCGTGATCACCATCGATTACTTTGACCGGATGCCGAAAGCGGATTTTGAAAAAACCCTCGCCGTCAATACCACTGGCGTGTGGCTCTGCTGTCGCGAAGCGGCGAAATACATGGTGAAACAGAATCACGGCTGCCTGATTAATACCTCTTCCGGCCAGGGACGTCAGGGCTTTATCTATACCCCACACTACGCTGCCAGCAAAATGGGCGTGATTGGCATCACGCAAAGCCTGGCGCATGAACTGGCGCCGTGGAACATTACCGTCAACGCCTTCTGTCCGGGGATCATCGAAAGCGAAATGTGGGATTACAACGATCGTGTATGGGGCCAGATCCTCAGCACCGATGAAAAACGCTACGGCAAAGGTGAACTGATGGCGGAATGGGTTAAGGGCATCCCCATGAAACGCGCGGGCAAACCTGAAGATGTCGCCGGGCTGGTCGCCTTCCTGGCTTCTGACGATGCGCGCTATCTTACCGGACAAACCATCAACATTGATGGCGGCCTGATTATGTCGTAA
- the betB gene encoding betaine-aldehyde dehydrogenase: MSRMAEQQLYIDGGYTAATSGRTFETINPANGEVLATVQAAGREDVDRAVKSAQRGQKIWAAMTAMERSRILRRAVEILRERNDELAKLETLDTGKPFSETASVDIVTGADVLEYYAGLIPALEGSQIPLRETAFVYTRREPLGVVAGIGAWNYPIQIALWKSAPALAAGNAMIFKPSEVTPLTALKLAEIYSEAGLPDGVFNVLPGEGAETGHYLTEHPGIAKVSFTGGVASGKKVMANSAASSLKAVTMELGGKSPLIVFEDANVNLAADIAMMANFYSSGQVCTNGTRVFIPARMKSAFEQTILSRVARIRAGDLFDPATNFGPLVSFPHRENVLRYIESGKNEGATLLCGGDVLKGSAFDHGAWVAPTVFTDCHDEMTIVCEEIFGPVMAILTYESEDEVIRRANNTDYGLAAGVVTQDLNRAHRVIHQLEAGICWINTWGESPAEMPVGGYKHSGIGRENGVMTLQSYTQVKSIQLEMAPFQSVF, encoded by the coding sequence ATGTCCCGAATGGCAGAACAACAGCTTTACATTGATGGTGGCTATACCGCCGCCACCAGCGGTCGGACGTTTGAGACGATCAACCCTGCCAATGGCGAGGTCCTTGCCACCGTACAGGCCGCAGGGCGCGAGGATGTCGACCGCGCGGTGAAAAGCGCTCAGCGTGGACAAAAAATCTGGGCGGCGATGACCGCGATGGAACGCTCGCGCATTCTGCGTCGTGCCGTGGAGATTCTGCGCGAACGCAATGATGAGCTGGCAAAACTGGAAACGCTGGATACCGGCAAACCGTTCAGCGAAACCGCCAGCGTCGATATTGTGACCGGCGCAGATGTCCTGGAATACTACGCCGGGCTGATCCCCGCGCTGGAAGGCAGCCAAATCCCCCTGCGCGAAACCGCCTTCGTTTATACCCGACGCGAGCCGTTAGGCGTCGTCGCCGGGATTGGCGCATGGAACTACCCGATTCAAATCGCGCTGTGGAAATCTGCGCCAGCGCTGGCAGCAGGCAACGCGATGATCTTCAAACCCAGCGAAGTCACTCCGCTGACCGCCCTGAAGCTGGCGGAAATCTACAGCGAAGCCGGTTTGCCGGACGGTGTCTTTAATGTCCTGCCGGGTGAAGGGGCGGAAACGGGCCACTATCTGACTGAACATCCGGGCATCGCCAAAGTCTCCTTCACCGGCGGCGTCGCCAGCGGTAAAAAAGTGATGGCGAACTCTGCCGCCTCCTCGCTGAAAGCGGTGACGATGGAACTGGGCGGTAAATCGCCGCTGATCGTTTTCGAGGATGCCAACGTTAATCTCGCCGCCGATATCGCGATGATGGCGAATTTCTACAGCTCCGGCCAGGTCTGTACCAACGGGACGCGCGTGTTTATTCCGGCGCGGATGAAAAGCGCGTTCGAGCAAACCATTCTGTCTCGCGTGGCGCGGATCCGCGCAGGCGATTTGTTTGATCCCGCCACCAATTTTGGCCCGCTGGTCAGCTTCCCGCATCGCGAAAATGTCCTGCGCTATATCGAAAGCGGTAAAAACGAAGGCGCAACGCTGCTTTGCGGTGGCGATGTGCTAAAGGGCAGCGCGTTTGACCACGGTGCCTGGGTTGCCCCGACGGTGTTCACCGACTGCCACGATGAGATGACCATCGTGTGCGAGGAAATCTTCGGCCCGGTGATGGCAATCCTCACTTACGAGAGCGAAGACGAGGTCATTCGTCGCGCCAACAACACCGATTACGGTCTGGCGGCGGGCGTCGTCACCCAGGATCTCAACCGCGCACATCGCGTCATTCACCAGCTTGAAGCCGGGATCTGCTGGATCAACACCTGGGGCGAATCCCCCGCAGAAATGCCGGTTGGCGGCTACAAGCATTCCGGCATCGGGCGTGAAAACGGCGTGATGACGCTGCAAAGCTATACCCAGGTGAAATCCATCCAGCTCGAGATGGCGCCCTTCCAGTCTGTATTTTAA
- a CDS encoding GNAT family N-acetyltransferase, whose protein sequence is MPEINQYGQTVGDALPDWHGASVLERTVLEGRWCRLEPLDPERHAGDLFDAYAQADDERDWTWLASSRPDSVAATFHWLCGKANDDALVPFTVVDTRAERAVGLVCFMAIEREHGSVEIGHVTWSPRMKNSVLGTEAVWLLLRYAFALGYRRVEWKCDSLNLASRRAAERLGFVFEGRFRQKIVRKGRNRDSDWLSMIDGEWPECDRAMQRWLAPENFDEHGQQRQTLAQCR, encoded by the coding sequence GTGCCGGAAATTAATCAGTATGGTCAGACGGTTGGCGACGCGCTGCCGGACTGGCATGGCGCGTCGGTTCTGGAACGAACCGTGCTGGAAGGCCGCTGGTGTCGTCTTGAGCCGCTTGACCCGGAACGTCATGCCGGAGATCTGTTCGATGCCTATGCGCAGGCAGACGACGAGCGGGACTGGACGTGGCTGGCGAGCAGTCGCCCCGACAGCGTTGCGGCGACGTTCCACTGGCTTTGCGGGAAAGCGAACGATGACGCGCTGGTGCCTTTCACCGTCGTGGATACACGCGCTGAACGTGCGGTGGGACTGGTCTGCTTTATGGCTATCGAACGCGAGCATGGCAGCGTCGAAATCGGCCATGTCACCTGGTCGCCGCGGATGAAAAATAGCGTACTGGGCACGGAAGCCGTCTGGCTCCTGTTGCGGTATGCGTTTGCGCTGGGCTATCGCCGCGTGGAGTGGAAATGTGACTCTCTGAACCTGGCGTCGCGTCGGGCGGCTGAGCGGTTAGGATTTGTGTTTGAAGGCCGTTTTCGCCAGAAAATTGTCCGCAAAGGCCGCAATCGGGACAGCGACTGGTTGTCGATGATTGATGGTGAGTGGCCTGAATGTGACCGCGCAATGCAGCGCTGGTTAGCGCCGGAGAATTTTGACGAACACGGTCAGCAGCGGCAAACGCTGGCGCAGTGTCGGTAG